One Solanum lycopersicum chromosome 4, SLM_r2.1 DNA window includes the following coding sequences:
- the LOC101251279 gene encoding uncharacterized protein, whose amino-acid sequence MEKNRMNSPSFLPLYDYESPPISDDEFKRFHMIDRKLYGKLLNVLGCEPAESMKVMAFFHWIEGVAKNRYFVANLFEFSSQLLSKIVDEALLCVKCTEDEKFTGNDYPDEIFLIPNILRRNFNLKYFYDNRASAFSGITNSLKTVCFRAFDDIHVVKQPNYYSRSTLFQTPNDDVINNPIPYAPIGGGGNLIESMIPSDNMIEELGTVNSSRMMSLINPSHFYSGPSNIEASRLMNPSHGSSLEELATRMVPFNPSLVPSASADEYTRVATRMVPFNPSLVPSASADEYTRVVNRMVPFNPSLVPSASADEYTRMANRMVPFNPSLVPSASADEYTKVANRMVSMSSSHVPSVGGASNIEEYARAATRMVPSILGPVAGASNTDDQLARVPTRMVNPNLVPSHVSASNIEELARVAATRNSNLVPSHIEEIARAAATRMVPMNPNSHVNASNIEEIARASPSRMVPMNPNSHVSASNIDEYARAAASRMVPMNPSHVPSAGGEMLLRYPYGVPNQMVHQYMPPYHNYPRYGSSSGSGVFIPQMLPTPYNYHHDIGDISEMFKNNLNILEEETETAPEDRTVFLTFSKGYPISEAEVKEFFTRKFGDDVEAVYMQEVAEDEQALYARLVTRSPALLEAIVDGGKAKYNINGKHVWARKYIKKQNPKIMFLGQSSSSVPSTSH is encoded by the exons ATCGAATGAATTCTCCTTCATTTCTTCCTTTATACGATTATGAATCCCCACCAATTTCTGATGATGAATTTAAACGATTTCATATGATTGATCGAAAACTTTATGGTAAGTTGCTTAATGTTTTAGGGTGTGAACCTGCTGAATCGATGAAAGTTATGGCTTTTTTTCATTGGATTGAAGGAGTTGCAAAGAATCGGTACTTTGTGGCTAacctttttgaattttcatctCAATTACTTAGCAAAATTGTGGATGAGGCTTTACTGTGTGTCAAATGTACGGAGGATGAAAAATTTACTGGAAATGATTATCCTGATGAGATTTTTTTGATTCCTAATATTTTGAGGCGGAATTTTAATCTCAAATACTTTTATGATAATCGGGCAAGTGCTTTTAGTGGTATCACTAATTCTCTTAAGACTGTTTGTTTTAGGGCTTTTGATGATATACATGTTGTTAAACAGCCTAATTATTATTCTAGGTCAACTTTGTTCCAAACACCAAATGATGATGTTATCAACAACCCTATTCCTTATGCCCCAATTGGTGGTGGTGGTAATCTTATAGAATCTATGATACCTAGTGACAACATGATTGAAGAACTAGGAACCGTTAATAGTAGTAGAATGATGTCACTTATCAACCCTAGCCATTTCTATAGCGGTCCATCCAACATAGAAGCTAGCAGATTAATGAACCCTAGCCATGGATCGAGTCTAGAAGAATTGGCTACTAGAATGGTGCCATTCAACCCTTCTCTTGTACCAAGTGCTAGCGCGGATGAATATACAAGGGTGGCTACTAGAATGGTGCCATTCAACCCTTCTCTTGTACCAAGTGCTAGCGCGGATGAATATACAAGGGTGGTTAATAGAATGGTGCCATTCAACCCTTCTCTTGTACCAAGTGCTAGCGCGGATGAATATACAAGGATGGCTAATAGAATGGTGCCATTCAACCCTTCTCTTGTACCAAGTGCTAGCGCGGATGAATATACAAAGGTGGCTAATAGAATGGTGTCAATGAGTTCTAGTCATGTACCAAGTGTTGGTGGTGCATCAAACATAGAAGAATATGCAAGGGCAGCAACTAGGATGGTACCAAGTATACTGGGACCGGTTGCTGGTGCATCAAACACAGATGATCAATTAGCAAGGGTACCAACTAGAATGGTGAACCCTAACCTTGTACCAAGTCATGTGAGTGCATCAAACATAGAGGAATTAGCAAGGGTTGCTGCTACTAGGAACTCTAACCTTGTACCAAGTCACATAGAAGAAATAGCAAGGGCTGCTGCTACTAGGATGGTGCCAATGAACCCTAACAGTCATGTGAATGCATCAAACATAGAAGAAATAGCAAGGGCTTCTCCTTCTAGGATGGTGCCAATGAACCCTAACAGTCATGTGAGTGCATCAAACATAGATGAATATGCAAGGGCAGCTGCTAGTAGGATGGTGCCAATGAACCCTAGCCATGTACCAAGCGCGGGTGGTGAGATGCTTCTACGTTATCCATATGGTGTTCCAAATCAAATGGTACATCAATATATGCCACCTTATCATAATTATCCGCGATATGGTTCTTCAAGTGGAAGTGGAGTTTTTATCCCACAAATGTTGCCTACTccttataattatcatcatgaCATTGGTGATATTTCTGAAATGTTTAAGAACAACTTGAACATTCTTGAAGAAGAGACTGAAACTGCTCCTGAAGATAGGACTGTCTTCTTGACATTCTCCAAGGGCTATCCAATTAGTGAAGCTGAAGTCAAGGAATTCTTCACTAG GAAATTTGGAGATGATGTTGAAGCTGTTTACATGCAAGAGGTTGCTGAAGATGAGCAAGCGTTGTATGCGCGGCTTGTGACTAGATCTCCTGCTCTCCTTGAGGCTATTGTAGATGGTGGAAAAGCAAAGTACAACATCAATGGGAAGCATGTTTGGGCAAGAAAATATATCAAGAAGCAAAACCCTAAGATCATGTTTCTGGGACAAAGCAGCTCTTCAGTTCCATCCACTTCACACTAA